Proteins encoded within one genomic window of Candidatus Desulfarcum epimagneticum:
- the metG gene encoding Methionine--tRNA ligase: MPEPFYITTPIYYVNARPHLGHAYTTIAADAVCRFNRMEKRETFFLTGTDEHGDKIATSAEKMDLTPQAYADRISAMFRDLWPRLGIEFDFFVRTTDDFHIRVVQDILDRLHKSGDIYFSDYSGSYCYGCERFLTSREIVDGKCPDHGTQPATLKESNYFFKMSRYQDWLIDHIKKNPDFITPKHYRNEALGFLKEPLEDLCVSRPRKRLTWGIPLPFDGDYVTYVWFDALCNYISALGYPDDARFKKFWPQARHIVAKDILKPHGIYWPIMLKAAGIPLFQNLHVHGFWNIDRAKMSKSVGNVVNPEKMAGRYGADAFRFYLMRDMSFGLDSSFSEKALVMRVNTDLANDLGNLFSRVLAMTRKYFGGKVPGGAHEAEPDLSLEADALKAADDFAAAMRGLEFHKGLMAIWAFIGKMNKYVDAQAPWVLAKNESDREKLETVIGNLLEGLRVISGLIYPVMPETAGRMQRGLGIDKGGSFYHFDVIRKWGALSPGASLGETPALFPRIEGDKKKKKSPGKPAAKKASNDPPGEVTLDDFLKIDLRTAVVTHAEKIPKAKKLLKLTVDCGEERTIVAGIAESVSPEEIKGKRIVIAANLKPAKLMGVMSQGMLLAAHDEAGLSVATFEKNVKPGVRVK, translated from the coding sequence ATGCCTGAGCCCTTTTATATCACCACCCCGATTTATTATGTGAACGCCCGGCCCCACCTGGGACACGCGTACACGACCATCGCCGCGGACGCGGTTTGCCGTTTCAATCGCATGGAGAAAAGAGAGACGTTTTTTTTGACCGGAACCGACGAGCATGGAGACAAAATCGCGACCTCCGCCGAAAAGATGGATTTGACTCCCCAGGCGTACGCGGACCGGATCAGCGCCATGTTCAGAGACCTCTGGCCCCGTCTCGGGATTGAATTCGATTTTTTTGTCCGCACCACCGATGACTTTCACATTCGGGTGGTTCAGGACATTCTGGACCGACTGCATAAGTCCGGGGACATTTATTTCAGCGATTATTCGGGGAGCTACTGTTACGGGTGCGAGCGTTTTTTGACTTCCAGGGAAATCGTGGACGGCAAATGCCCGGACCACGGGACACAGCCCGCCACCCTCAAGGAGTCCAACTATTTTTTCAAGATGAGCCGATACCAGGACTGGCTCATCGATCATATCAAAAAAAATCCGGATTTCATCACCCCGAAACATTACCGGAATGAGGCGCTGGGATTTCTCAAGGAGCCGTTGGAGGACCTGTGCGTCTCAAGACCCCGGAAACGCCTCACGTGGGGAATCCCCCTGCCTTTTGACGGGGATTATGTGACCTACGTGTGGTTTGACGCCCTGTGCAATTATATCTCGGCCCTGGGATATCCGGACGACGCCCGTTTCAAAAAGTTCTGGCCCCAGGCCCGGCATATCGTGGCGAAAGACATCTTAAAACCCCACGGCATATACTGGCCCATCATGCTCAAAGCGGCCGGGATTCCTTTGTTTCAAAATCTTCATGTGCACGGATTCTGGAATATCGACCGGGCCAAAATGTCCAAGAGCGTGGGAAATGTGGTGAATCCCGAAAAGATGGCCGGACGCTATGGAGCCGACGCGTTCCGTTTTTATCTGATGCGGGACATGTCGTTCGGCCTGGATTCCTCCTTTTCCGAGAAGGCGCTGGTCATGCGGGTGAACACGGATCTGGCCAACGACCTGGGCAACCTTTTCTCAAGGGTTCTGGCCATGACGCGCAAATATTTCGGGGGCAAGGTTCCCGGCGGCGCCCATGAGGCGGAGCCGGACCTGAGCCTTGAGGCGGACGCTTTGAAGGCCGCGGATGATTTTGCCGCCGCCATGAGGGGCCTGGAGTTTCACAAAGGCCTGATGGCCATATGGGCCTTTATCGGAAAAATGAACAAATATGTGGACGCCCAGGCGCCCTGGGTTCTGGCGAAAAACGAATCGGACCGGGAAAAACTGGAGACGGTCATCGGCAACCTCCTGGAGGGCCTTCGGGTCATATCCGGACTCATTTACCCGGTGATGCCGGAAACGGCCGGACGCATGCAAAGGGGCCTGGGCATTGACAAAGGGGGCTCATTCTATCATTTTGATGTGATTCGAAAATGGGGAGCCCTTTCTCCGGGGGCATCCCTGGGAGAGACGCCCGCCCTGTTTCCCAGGATTGAGGGGGATAAAAAAAAGAAGAAATCCCCCGGGAAACCGGCGGCGAAAAAAGCGTCGAATGACCCGCCCGGGGAGGTCACCCTGGACGATTTTTTAAAAATCGATTTGAGAACCGCCGTGGTGACCCATGCGGAAAAGATTCCCAAGGCCAAAAAATTATTGAAACTCACGGTGGACTGCGGAGAAGAGCGGACCATCGTGGCCGGGATCGCCGAGAGCGTTTCGCCGGAGGAGATCAAGGGAAAGCGAATTGTCATCGCGGCGAACCTCAAGCCCGCCAAACTGATGGGGGTGATGTCCCAGGGAATGCTTCTGGCGGCCCATGACGAGGCGGGATTGAGCGTCGCCACCTTTGAAAAAAACGTGAAACCGGGAGTCCGGGTAAAATAA
- the kdnA gene encoding 8-amino-3,8-dideoxy-alpha-D-manno-octulosonate transaminase has translation MPGFEWFGDEERKEVGDVLNTGVLFRYGFDQARKGHWKARTFEEKLGRRLQGAGESGVYCHLCASGTAAVSVALAACGVGAGDEVILPPFTFVASMEALLAAGVIPVFAEIDETLCLNPDAVQKAITRRTKAVMPVHMCGSMARIDRLKEVCDQHGLLLIEDACQALGATFNGKAAGTFGDMGCFSFDPVKTITCGEGGAVVTEKKDLYIRADAYADHGHDHIGDDRGLENHLSIGMNFRISELNAAVGVAQLGKLDAILQKQRANKKALKGALKDIDGVAFRHIPDEEGDSATFLSFFLPDRAMTQKAVAALAQAGVDGCFDWYGNKWHYIRNWGHLKELRSPAPLMIHRMEDRPDYSRVSLPESDRIMERLISMQIKLSWTEEELERRMENMRKALRGVLRG, from the coding sequence ATGCCGGGTTTTGAATGGTTTGGAGATGAGGAGCGGAAGGAGGTCGGGGATGTTCTGAACACCGGGGTTTTGTTCAGATACGGCTTTGACCAGGCCCGCAAAGGCCATTGGAAGGCCAGGACATTTGAAGAGAAACTGGGGCGGCGTCTCCAGGGGGCGGGGGAGAGCGGGGTTTACTGCCATCTATGCGCCAGCGGCACGGCCGCGGTGAGCGTCGCGCTGGCCGCGTGCGGCGTCGGCGCCGGGGACGAGGTCATTTTGCCCCCCTTCACCTTTGTGGCCAGCATGGAGGCCCTTCTGGCGGCGGGGGTGATTCCGGTGTTCGCGGAGATTGACGAAACGCTGTGCTTAAATCCCGACGCGGTCCAAAAGGCCATCACCCGGCGGACCAAGGCGGTCATGCCGGTGCACATGTGCGGCTCCATGGCCCGGATCGACCGGTTGAAGGAGGTCTGCGACCAACATGGCCTGCTCCTGATCGAAGACGCGTGCCAGGCCCTGGGCGCCACGTTTAATGGAAAGGCGGCGGGGACCTTCGGAGATATGGGGTGTTTTTCATTCGACCCCGTCAAAACCATCACCTGCGGGGAGGGGGGCGCCGTGGTCACCGAAAAAAAAGACCTGTATATTCGGGCGGACGCCTACGCGGACCACGGGCATGACCACATCGGGGATGACCGGGGGCTTGAAAATCATCTTTCCATCGGCATGAATTTTCGAATCAGCGAGCTGAACGCCGCCGTGGGGGTGGCCCAGCTGGGAAAGCTCGACGCCATTCTTCAAAAACAGCGCGCAAACAAAAAAGCCCTGAAGGGCGCCCTGAAAGACATTGACGGGGTGGCCTTTCGCCATATTCCGGATGAAGAGGGGGATTCCGCCACATTTCTTTCCTTTTTTCTCCCGGACCGGGCCATGACCCAAAAGGCCGTCGCGGCCCTGGCCCAGGCCGGCGTGGACGGATGCTTTGACTGGTATGGAAACAAATGGCATTACATTCGCAACTGGGGGCATCTCAAAGAGCTGCGCTCCCCGGCCCCTCTGATGATCCACCGGATGGAAGACAGACCGGATTACAGTCGCGTTTCCCTGCCCGAATCGGACCGGATCATGGAGCGGCTCATCTCCATGCAGATCAAACTTTCATGGACCGAAGAAGAGTTGGAGAGGCGGATGGAAAACATGAGAAAAGCGCTCAGGGGCGTGTTGAGGGGATAG